Proteins encoded by one window of Flavobacterium sp. N502540:
- a CDS encoding contractile injection system tape measure protein, whose product MQHLGSHIINKLFLEVNTQSKEKAYYLKDHLDTFLKEELLPLLETYFDTLHTQIPLYSIQIEKLDLNLSVAPELNFNALKLEILNQIQKQIDDQIQKGFPDTERYKLMNREEKNSDEFFVFLETGTSPWWVITSDNKYGKSNVNGNTPLGPEEDPQLQKNIGDKTFGSKLRNALKNSQIRTRFIKQLSDAQIYDILKKTLLLAADDKETATKIIEKIHRNMRKLVSKSKQGLHQRNLIWEIVFSQLLQHDEALIKEKLVQLIASFVSITQENLKIILEQIRQNVSDKSVLLILSNLTPEIAAIKTLSEQIASDVLPESDKEEFLKLKFSETDRSPEVANEPQPDTKMEARDLESGNKEEKKNHTVGDPDKKKKTEENRNLSSKSPETDAKETAEINALLNRNKEIEGKNEETKDLEDWHSALFPADGATSDVPSSHYVNNAGLILVHPFLKHLFRNCGLLRKDHTINDPETAAHLLHYIATEREQDYESQMLFEKVLCNIPINRPINRNIILSEELKDQGKEMLQAVLDNWPIMKNSSIALLQNEYLQRPGKIILNEDNPKVIVERKTQDILLDKINWNLGIVKLAWKDKIIFVDW is encoded by the coding sequence GTGCAGCACCTTGGGAGCCATATCATCAACAAGCTGTTTCTGGAGGTCAATACCCAATCTAAAGAGAAGGCGTATTACCTCAAAGATCATCTCGATACGTTTCTAAAAGAAGAACTCCTTCCTCTTTTAGAAACCTATTTTGATACGCTCCATACCCAAATACCACTGTACAGTATTCAGATCGAAAAATTAGACCTGAACCTTTCTGTCGCTCCTGAACTTAATTTTAATGCCCTAAAGCTGGAAATTTTAAATCAGATTCAAAAACAGATTGACGATCAGATTCAAAAAGGTTTTCCCGATACGGAGCGTTACAAATTAATGAACCGCGAAGAAAAAAATAGTGATGAATTCTTCGTTTTTCTGGAAACGGGAACCAGTCCCTGGTGGGTGATTACCAGTGACAATAAATATGGTAAGAGCAATGTTAATGGTAATACTCCCCTTGGTCCGGAAGAGGACCCTCAATTACAAAAAAATATTGGAGACAAAACTTTCGGTTCAAAATTGCGAAATGCATTGAAAAACTCCCAAATCAGAACCCGTTTCATCAAACAATTATCAGACGCACAGATTTATGATATCCTTAAAAAAACACTTCTTTTAGCCGCCGATGATAAAGAAACAGCTACCAAAATAATTGAGAAGATCCATCGCAATATGCGCAAACTTGTTTCGAAATCGAAACAGGGCTTACATCAGCGCAATTTAATTTGGGAGATCGTCTTTTCGCAATTATTACAGCATGATGAGGCTCTGATAAAAGAAAAATTAGTGCAGTTAATTGCTTCTTTTGTTTCTATAACTCAGGAAAACCTGAAAATCATTTTGGAACAAATCAGGCAAAATGTATCCGATAAATCAGTCCTCTTGATACTAAGCAATCTTACTCCCGAAATAGCGGCTATAAAAACTCTTTCTGAACAAATCGCTTCCGACGTTCTTCCGGAAAGCGATAAAGAAGAATTCTTAAAATTAAAATTTTCAGAAACTGACAGATCTCCTGAAGTTGCTAACGAACCTCAGCCTGATACTAAAATGGAAGCTCGAGATCTAGAATCTGGAAATAAGGAAGAGAAAAAAAATCATACCGTTGGTGATCCTGATAAAAAGAAGAAAACCGAAGAAAATCGGAATCTTTCTTCAAAATCCCCGGAAACCGATGCTAAAGAAACGGCAGAGATCAATGCTCTTTTGAATCGTAACAAGGAAATCGAAGGTAAAAATGAAGAAACCAAAGATCTGGAAGACTGGCATTCGGCATTATTCCCTGCTGACGGAGCAACTTCGGATGTTCCTTCTTCACACTATGTAAACAATGCGGGACTAATACTGGTGCATCCTTTTTTGAAACATCTTTTTAGAAATTGCGGTTTACTCCGTAAAGACCATACGATAAACGATCCTGAAACTGCCGCCCATCTGCTACATTATATCGCGACAGAGCGGGAGCAGGATTACGAATCTCAAATGCTGTTCGAAAAAGTGTTGTGCAACATCCCCATAAACCGACCTATAAACCGAAACATTATACTCTCGGAAGAGTTAAAAGATCAAGGCAAAGAAATGCTGCAAGCCGTTTTAGACAACTGGCCGATTATGAAAAACTCTTCTATAGCCCTATTACAAAATGAGTATTTACAAAGACCCGGCAAAATAATTCTTAACGAAGACAATCCCAAAGTCATTGTCGAAAGAAAAACACAGGACATCCTATTAGATAAAATTAACTGGAATCTGGGAATTGTAAAACTCGCATGGAAAGACAAGATCATTTTTGTGGACTGGTAA